GAGCTTCGTCGCTGTTAAGCAAGCTGTTGTTTTTCTTCGATTTGAAGGAGAAACTGGTAAATCCGCTCCGTCTCACACTTCGATCTAGGGTTTCTTTTGCTGTGTTTAGACTTAGGTCACTACTTGTTGATATTTCACACTTCAATCTGGGTTTCTTTTGTTGTATTTCGATCTAGGTTACTGCTCGTTGATAAACGTTGGTGTATTGTTGTtacattgttgttgtattgttgttGCCATGAGTTCTAATGCTGCTACCTCTCGTACCACCATCACTCATACCCACCCTTTGTATCTTCATCCTTCCGACTACCCTGGGATGGTACTTATTACTACGCCTTTCAATGGTAGTTGGAGAAGAGGGATGCTCATATCCTTATCTACCAAACGAAAATTGGGGTTCATAAATGGCACGATTATTAAACCTGGGAAAACTGACCCTACTTTTGAAATTTGGATTATGTGTAACGACATGGTTATTGCCTGGATCCGTAATAGTTTAGATAAAGAGATAGTTGATACTGTTATGCATACTGAGACTGCTTCTGATAGTTGGAAAGAAATTGAAAAGAGATATGGTCAGGCTAGTGGTACTAAGGTTTTCCAAATTATGAAGGACATATCTTCAATCTCTCAAGGTTCTTCCAGTATAGCATCTTATTTCAATAGGATTAAGAAACTTTGGGATGAGTTAACTATTTCCATTGAATATCCTCCTTGCACTTGTCAATGTAAAGATGAGTGGGTGAAGCTAGAAGGGGATCAAAGGGTTCATCAATTCTTAGTTGGTTTAAATGATTTATATGCTGGGATTAGGAGGAACATTTTGATGATGAAACCTCTCCCAGATTTAGACGGTGTGTATTCCGTGTTAATTCATGATGAACAGCAGTCTGACCTTCAGGCATCTATTCCTTTTTTTGCATCTGAAGCTGTATCCTTCTCTGTTAATGCCAGAAATCATAAATCCTCCCCTTCATATCCACAAAGGGTGAACTTTGAATCTAGAAAAACCAATTATCCCCAGAAACCAAATTATTCTCATAACCAATCATACCCTCAGAAACCAAATTACTCACAGAATCAATTCAATTACTCTCAGAATCAGGGTCTCTTTTGTAAGTACTGCAAGAGGTCAGGTCACTTCATTGAAAAATGTCATAGATTGCATGGGTATCCCTTAGATTTTCAGTTCAATAAAGGGAAAAAGACAGTTGCATGTGTTCAGGGTATGGAACCCTTTCCTCAGTGTCACGCTCCAAAACCcgccctagacgtgaccggcatccgacgtcatgaacaacatcggaagaacatAAAAGATGCACtaacaatacttgaacccgccaggttcaacattcgtctccaacagtttataaaataaatgtaaacaaatcatgaatatatgaattaaattagcggaagtctttattaatcaaatacttagtcaaacgtaatatgtgcccgagagttaatcaataactcaataactACCACAAGAATATAtattatggagcttctaagataaaggaataatagttcgactcatcgggacgcagccctgAAAACTAATAAAATGAATAAATATAatgagggtgtcccacgaatgaacatgtgggctcaccaagttagcagcaacagcaagtccttcctaagcacaTGAAGTATCaggaacctgctcttctccgttacctaacataccataaaaaacagcAATGACAtgtctgagtacttcgtacttagtgagtgccttggggacaacaagtaatacaaaaatagagtacaataatacttAAAGAAACCAGTTTTGGAACCCATGTGAAATCAATATAAAAGCAGTTATTcaacttgtgtatctcaataagaattatcaaaaccgattataaggcctcttgtcaagttaccacttcaaatatgcctttcaattaatcatgattatcaacaacaattTCATGAGAGAATAAAAATATCACACATGtcaatacaggcccaaaaatcaatcataacgaagggatgacctttgaggttccctaatcatAGCAGCGTATCACAccagaatatgaaattcaacggtggctatccttcctcccgaatagtggcataatcacaccccaggtagcgaacccagaagttgccactcttcctcccgaatagctaggaattatcacactaggatcaaTAGTGACTACatttcctcccgagtagctaggccaaataaaacaatcaaattcatagcatagaagctgaATTATAGCATAGAAGCTAAATCATCACTTATATCGGGTAGTCACATCAGCATTTAGCATTCAAGTTCCAAAATTCCTTATAGGGTATTTACATAAGTCAATTAGTCTTTCAAGTATCAAGTTCAATCATCTATTAAGGGAATTTCTAGAATCATTTACTAAGTTCGACGTAATAAAGGCATGAACGAAAAGGAAAGTTCAAACGGAGGGTAAAATCCAACTGCACTCGATAAAAGCTGGTGAAAACCCAATCCAAGGGTTCTACTAATTTCCTTTATATAACGAATGTCCGATTTCCTCGGTTACATCAGTTCCACAAAACAAAAAGGCCTAACTTATGGTCCTAAACTAGAAACATAGAGGAATTCCAAACCAGTATAGGGAACCGAAGGTTGGGAACTTCGGCCCATACCTTCGGGTACTTctacaatatttaagcatcaactAAATAGCCTCGGGATTGTCCTTAGGAGTAGCCGAACCAGGTCTGTTTTGTTCTGGGAAATCCTTCTCACCAAGAACAATCACCGGGGGTGGTCCATCACGAGGAATTTCCTATCAAGTCTCCAAGAGACTGCTCGATCTGACCCGAGAGCCTATCCCTGAGGGAACGGTCGAGGTGCTTGCAGAGACTCTCTGACTGGATGCTTTCGCTGATGCAACCGTAGTCTTTCTTCCCTCAAATATATCCTCGACATCCTCTTCGACAATGTTTTTTCCTTTTGAAGACCTTTTCGTCGGGAGCCCTGAAAACCAAAGAGTCGAAGTTAGAATATAGAACGGAAAAATAGACTATGGAATTCCACGAACAGATTAAACATTACCATGGTTCTTGCCTTTCCAACCTTCGGGTGTCATGCTCCTTCAAGAACGGCCCACGTCACGAGAGGCCCCTAAAGGTGCAACCACCTATTTGAAGATAGAGATTACGAGCTCACGTTCGACCGGATTCGGGGTGGGATTCCACGTTTCTGAGAAGTTTACGGACAGGGAGCGGTGGAGTTGGTCTGTGCGAATCATTACGAACCGATGTAGCCATCCCCTATCATAGTCATCTTCCGGATCTATGAGACCTCAAGTTCCGCGGGGGGAGCAAATGAACTATACCTTCTTGGATTATCCGGGGTATATAATTGTGGGTCAGTGGTCGAGGGTAAAAGAAACTCTGGCTATGTTGGCCAAAATTTCGAGACAGTACACAAGCCTCCAAATCTGTGGAGCAATTTGGCCAATACAAACGCGATATCGACGACAGAAGTCCTCAATCACTTGAGGAATGGGAAGAGAAAACCCGATAGCAAAGGGGTAGGTATATATCATCGAATAACCAACAACATGGTGATTGATTCTTACCCCACTTTCAACAGGGTAGACGTTGACATCCGCAACTAGGTTACAATCATTCTGAGCTACGGGGATGGTGGCTTCGTCGATAAAGGATTCGAATTTCTCCACAGAATCAAGGTGAGAAGATATTTTACAATCATTCGCGTATTTGAAACCGGCAGGAAAAATGTTCGCAGCATGGTACTCCAACTCCTCCTTAGGGCTGGTCACTCCCATCGCTGACAAGGGCGGAGAATGAGGCGGCGATGAAGAATGGTCCGCACTTTGAGTTAGCAACGGTAGAGAAGTCATGATCAAGAAGAAAGCGTAGTGTCAAGCGGTGAAAATAATGGTTTACGAAAGGTTCAAGACTCAGAAGAGAACGTAGAACTTGGCAGTTTTAAGCAAAGGTTTATTAAAAGATGAGGTTGAGGGTTTGGGTTCAAAGTGCATGGCAAGAAGGAAGTATATGGGCTTTATATAATGGGGAGTACAAAAAATTTTGAAGGATTTAAGAGTTCTGACAAGGGGCAGATTCTCGAGACTGATTAGGCGTAGAGTTGTCAATATAGGCTTGGCCCGCGAGGCCGGCCCAACCCAACCCTTTATTTAAGTATGGTTGGGCTAGGATTTCTTTGGCCCATATAAAAGTGAGGCTCAAAAGTCCAGCCTCTCTTGGCCCGCCAGCCTCAAGGGTTGGGCTGAGGCCAGCCATTGAGGccaaaaaagaataataaattaattaatttttaaaaaaaatataagtaaattaaacaaacagacaaaaaagaatgagaaaaaaagtacttactactaagtagtaaattagaaactagagtaatactttttagtcttataatttatattatgtttaatttcttttgacaGTGATTTGGattagtgataaaaaataataatttatagtATTTGTTCTCTTGAATTGTTTCTTCTATGATATGAATCTGAGCAAGAATGGgtggtagaagattctatttcatattgcaaaagtttcatgttcaaagTGTACCAAAAATCACTCagaaaattttatttcaaaagacGAAAAAACTTAAAAAGCTGACCCGTCCTAACCCTCCGCCCGCTTAAGGCTGGGTTCGGCTGCCATTTTGTaggcccttcaattaaaagggctagcccgtcctagcccatttaattctttggccctttAGGGTTGGGATGGGatgggccagcccattttgaTACCTCTAATTAGGCGACTGTAGTAATTATGAACTGACATCGGTCAGACTGCAAGGATTTGATGGGAATGTCTTTTCCAAGGCGACTCGGTACGACCTACTCGACTTTATCCGGATCCATTTCCTAAAGTTAATACTTCCCTCCGGAAAATGGAGGGACTATTTGTATACGGACAAAATCGAGGGCAAGGGTATCCTCGGTTTCCCGACAAGAAATTTAAGATCATGATGGTCATTGTTGGATCGGACGAATCCCAATTGGGGTCAAGGTCAAACATTGGATCGTAGCAAGACCGAGCACATCTGATTCCGATTCACTGAGTTCGATTGGAACTGAATATTGAAATAGGACGAGAAGGTGGTTAACAATGATAAATGAGGGTCCGAAATATCCGCCATCAGTCGGATATGGCGGCGCTGATTTCACTTGTCAATAACTGAAGATTTTATACCTTATTTAgacttgtactagggttaggactgctctactatataaagaggaggaccCTTTTTACTTTTGGCTGGTTCTGGACACGCGCAAACATACTAAGCAATACAATttgattctaagtgtttatcAATCTCTCTAAGTGTTCTATAATTGTTCATTCATCTATCACTGTGATACGAGTCCGGTTCCGGAGTCCCGAGCCAACCGGTCGGTCGTGTATGAGGATCAATCGTTGTTATATCTTGCTTTGACTGTTTTTATTCGCTTTTACATTATTATTTGTCGCTCTGTAAtcattctgttacacctcgaaaaatcttccgttggtacgcaagtgaatgaactagtgaaaaatacgagtaacgggttaatgatgacttaagggcgttttgggaaagagttataacgtcccttagattgctaatgaagtgttaaacaagtgttaagaaggttccataaggtttggagatcaaacgaagcgacgagaacaagtgcagtggactgatgggttatacggctcattatacggaccgtataatgttttacgggccgtataatggacTGTAGAACCATCACAGAAAAGATTGCTCGCTGGTGGAGTTATAcggtcatttatacggaccgtacaaatttatacggtccgtataatggaccgtataacgttcacagtgaagggtgaaggaaagacacatttcacggtcaattatacggaccatataatgaacccgacagatcagtgatgggttattaaataaggggccaagttcatgaaatcatttccacatttcatccttctctctaaaacatctctctacatttattacacaagttttcaaggattataaccCATCAAcgacataaatcaagtgaatcaagattaaggaaacccattaaagattattcaagtcaagaaatccaaatggagaaaaactagggtttttgctcaaatggagtatttcgactaaggcttgttcctacaacatctaaggtaagatttatggtatttatatgttgtttaaggtatttggaagttgaaatgcttggattttagaagagtatagcaaaatgggtcatgaaagatgaatagtgacgttttgagaaatagtttgaattgaatcatgattgttgttgtgttgtgacatgaatgggttataaatgacgttaagatcatgaaataggcattgtatatgaatggacgaaatcgtgtgttatggtcttgaatatggaaaattggaagtgaattgagaatatgggtaatgtagatgactaaaggctattgttatgatattgtaaatgtattgttgacgtttgggagttgaattacgatatggaggaatgttgtataaataaaggagatgctgtccgattttccctagctttagccatttatgctagttgtcaattctaacgatagtatgaccttgatgaaggtataaacgcaagcgtggaagggaacgtgcaagtgttatatagtcgaacgaaaaggtatgtaaggctaacccttctttcataaggcatggttctttggccaaacgtctaaatctcctataagactatgattcccttcaaacgatttgattctccgagctagtaagctctcgatgctcgatgtgctacgattgtactaagttcctcgtatgacgagtaagcctatagggtagatgtaacgataatgacaatgatagtaatgatgatgagaataaaatgatgctaaagatggtTATGAgttattatatgtatgtgtgcctatgaagggctataataagaccccgagcttatgacgccgggtaagaatatatgtatatgaatatatatagagtatgtatatgattatgaaatgcGCGCGCACTTTTGCAgaaggtacgaataaccctgatgccttggtagggccaggtatgtatgaccttgagccttggttggccaagtatgtatgaaacaccgaacctttatggtcgggcacgctattgctatatatatatatatatatatatatatatgtgtgtgtgtgtgtgtgtgtgtgtgtgtgtgtgtgtgtgtgtgtgtgtgtgtgtgtgtgtgtgacatcaatatgagtacgaatatgttataaaaatgaatgtgaaggtaaataaatacggatatggatgtatgtacacgggtacgcaatagaaatggaatgtccttgtggaaagcaagtaagtgctatgacgacgatattattatctcccatgttatgttatctcatatgttgactcttaagctttcatatcgatgttgatcatgctttacatactcagtacattcttcgtactgacgtccttttgtttgtggacgctgcgtcatgtccgcaggtgcacagggagacaggcttgacccatagcagctttctcagagattacatagcagagctccatttcattcggagccgtagcttttaggtacttattcttttgtgtacataattatgggcatagcggggtcctatcccgctcatgtgatatgttatactcttcttagaggctcgtagtcacgtgtacgtggttagatatgtctggccttgtcggcttatgttttgtatatcattttgtcggcctcgtcggcccatgtacattgatgtggcatagatgcctatgatgatataaagatgttgttgtccaaatgggactagtttgatggatgaaaggaaatgtatgtctaattatgtggctcacctaaatgtaagcataagtgtaagctaaggggtgcccgggtgggctagcaccgggtgctcgtcgcggccccctagtcgggtcgtgacacattcgtATTAAATTAAACCGCATATCCTTTTAACcgcatacaaatttaattgttatccaatTTTGAGGGTAAACAACTAGAATAATAAATTTAACAAAGGACTGCAAATGGCTTCTGGAGAACTAAGAAATACAGCCTTACTATTGAATTTATGTAAGGTAAGGTTTGTTTAATTACTTGATTTTATTgacaaaaaatattattatacCTTACTTTTATAATCAACctaatttttataaataaatacCTAAATATTCTTGAAAGTGAATGATATccttataatgtaattttatttaataacGATTTTCAACACTTTTATATCTTTAAATGACACTAAATGAATATATGATCGCTTAATCTCTAATATTGAATTATCTGTCACATATACGGGAAAAGGGAAAAAGAATAAATACTGAAAACATCAATTTCAAATAAGTATTAAGTAGATACAATCTTATATTATATtataactcataaaataaatatatataattacaaataTGTTATCtaaattttcttacaataattgAGATTGATTGGAAATAACAGATTGATTGGAAATAACGTGCAACTACACGTTTATagagaatagttcctataaaaGTACCTTCGTGGACATCcgataaaaaaaaatcctataaAAAATGATACTacattattatattaattttactaCCGTAAAAGACAAATATAATATGAACATTTTGTAAGTACACTCCTAAGATTGTATTTTTCATAACCTTTGGGCTTAGGTAACACACGTCACCTCTGCTTGTTCATATTCTCACACGTACACAACCCTCATGCAAAAATCACCAACGTGTCACACCAAAAATTTCAGCTACCGCCATTGCTAGAGCTCCGTTTAATTAGAGCTTAATTAATTTCACCATACATCAACTTTCCTTACCAATATACTTTCACCACTTTCCTCAATAATACCAAAAATATGCAGAGGCAAGCAGAAAGGAAAAATGAGCAAGAAGAAGATAATAGAGAACAAAAAGACGAGAAGAAGAATGACGAAATTCCATTAATGGCGTTGAACCACGTGTCGAGACTTTGCAAGGACGTTAAAAAAACAGTCGATTTTTACACCAAAGTACTTGGGTTCGTATTAATTCAGAGGCCGCAAGCTTTTGATTTCGATGGAGCTTGGTTGTTCAACTATGGTGTTGGGATTCATTTGGTTCATGCTAAAGATGAAGATAGATTGCCTAATGATACTGATAACCTCGACCCCATGGACAACCATATTTCTTTCCAGGTTTAGTTTTTCAGCCTTTTTTATTTCCTTCGTTTTATTTGCTAACCTCATTTTTGTTTTATGAGGGTCAGGTTTAGCAATATCTTTTTTGTTATTTTAAATAAAGTATTTTTTGGAAAAATGATTTATGAAAATAATTCTTTTTGGGGGGTTTGTTTGATGGATGGGAAATGTTTTGGTAAGGAATATTTATTAAAGATATAGTATAATAATATTTGCAAATTTTTTAGAGTGATAGTTTTTTTGAAGGTTGATTAAGCAATCTTATGAAGTTAAAGAGTTGAGAACTTGAGATAATAGTAAATTAAATTGACTTTGCCCAAGAGTGAAGGAAGTCTTTTGAAAATGTTTACTAAATCCCCAGTGCTTAGGCACGTAATCAAGACAAACTATCTAACACACGTATAACGAATTTATAAAATTAGCTTCAACACTTTAAAGTTATTTTTCATTCGACGAGCTACTCTTTTTAATCCACTAACGGAGTAGGCTCATAGTTCATTTCTGTTCCGCGCATCTTCGACAAGTAATTTCAACATTCTCCCATAATAAAAATTGGAAGCCCAAGTTTATTAGCAAACTTTGATAAAGAGAGTATATTAATTTGCGTGCAGTGCATTTCTAAAAGGAGTAAGTGGACAAGAATATTCAATAAGTTGGTGGTTTAATGCAGAGTGAAGACATGGAGGGAATGGTGCAAAGGTTGGAACAATTCAAGATAAAGTATCTAAAGAGAACGgtaggagaagaagaagaaggagcagCCATCGACCAACTCTTCTTCAAGGATCCAGATGGTTTCATGATTGAGATATGCAATTGTGAGAATGTGAAGCTGGTCCCTCAACGTTCCATTGGTCGCATCAAGTTCCCTTCTGATCGTCACAATCCTCCTGTTGACTTGGGAAAACATGATAACAACGCTGCCAAAGCTTAAATTTGCATGTTCTTTTTCTCCTTACTATGCTGTTTTCAATTTGAATTTGAATGTAGCTTCTAATTAGTTTATTCAATCTTCGTGCAGTCCACCCCTGAAATCAGTAGTATTTATTTCTAATCTAATAGAACTTCGAACTTAGTTTATTCAATCTTCGTGCAGTCCACCCCTGAAATCAGTAGTATTTATTTCTAATCTAATAGAACTTCGAACTCAAATATAACGGAAGGCAACATTAAACCATATAGTAAAAAAATACAATGCTGAATCCGAAAGAAATTCACTGAGATTTTGACATGTCTAATCCCGTGAGATTTTATCACGGTTG
The sequence above is a segment of the Lycium barbarum isolate Lr01 chromosome 6, ASM1917538v2, whole genome shotgun sequence genome. Coding sequences within it:
- the LOC132599806 gene encoding glyoxylase I 4, which translates into the protein MQRQAERKNEQEEDNREQKDEKKNDEIPLMALNHVSRLCKDVKKTVDFYTKVLGFVLIQRPQAFDFDGAWLFNYGVGIHLVHAKDEDRLPNDTDNLDPMDNHISFQSEDMEGMVQRLEQFKIKYLKRTVGEEEEGAAIDQLFFKDPDGFMIEICNCENVKLVPQRSIGRIKFPSDRHNPPVDLGKHDNNAAKA
- the LOC132644197 gene encoding uncharacterized protein LOC132644197 translates to MSSNAATSRTTITHTHPLYLHPSDYPGMVLITTPFNGSWRRGMLISLSTKRKLGFINGTIIKPGKTDPTFEIWIMCNDMVIAWIRNSLDKEIVDTVMHTETASDSWKEIEKRYGQASGTKVFQIMKDISSISQGSSSIASYFNRIKKLWDELTISIEYPPCTCQCKDEWVKLEGDQRVHQFLVGLNDLYAGIRRNILMMKPLPDLDGVYSVLIHDEQQSDLQASIPFFASEAVSFSVNARNHKSSPSYPQRVNFESRKTNYPQKPNYSHNQSYPQKPNYSQNQFNYSQNQGLFYCMGIP